The sequence TCCCGGTCGAGTTCCCGGTCATGAGTCTGGGGGAAACTTTGCTGAAGCCTACTGCCATGTTGTTTCGCAACCTGGCCAGTATGGATACAGAAGAAAGCATCCGCGGCAACCCGGTAGATGGAGTCGTATTATTGACCGGCTGCGATAAAACAACGCCTTCCACGGTGATGGGTGCAGCGAGCGTGGGGCTGCCCACCATCGTGGTGCCCGGCGGCCCGATGTTGAATGGAAAGTACAAGGGCCAGGACATCGGATCGGGTACCCATGTATGGAAGTTTGATGAAGATATGAAGACGGGGAAGATGACGCATGAAGATTGCGAGTTTGCCGAAAGCTGCATGAGCCGGAGTATTGGCCATTGCATGACAATGGGTACGGCCAGCACGATGGCTTGTATGGTAGAATCGCTGGGGCTCACTTTAAGCGGTGCCGCTGCCATACCTGCTGCCGATAGCCGGAAAAAGCAACTGGCGCAACTGAGTGGCAGGAGGATCGTGAATATGGTGCGGGAAAACCTGACCATTGATAAGATACTTACCCGGGAGGCTTTTGAGAATGCCATCAAAGTAAACGCCGCAGTAGGCGGGTCCAGCAACTTCATTATTCATTTAACAGCCATTGCAGGAAGAATAGGGGTGCCATTGGCGCTTGAAGAATTTGATACCATCGGCAGCAAGATCCCGTTGTTGTTAAACCTCATGCCTTCCGGGAAATATTTAATGGAAGACTTTTTCTATGCAGGCGGACTGCCGGTGATATTGAATGAGCTGAAGGACCATTTGCATAAAAATGTGGTCACTGTTACCGGGAAGAACCACCATGAAAATATCAAAGGCAATATTGACTGCCACAATGAAAATGTCATTGCTCCCTTAACGAAACCCCTCATGGCAGAAGCCGGCTGTGTGGTGGTAAAGGGCAACCTGGCTTTAAACGGCGCCGTGATGAAGCCATCGGCCGCCTCGCCTTCCCTGATGAAGCACCGGGGCAGGGCGGTGGTGTTTGAAAGCATCGAAGATTACCATGCCAGGATTGATACGCCGGAACTGGATATTGATGAAACCTGTGTGATGGTATTAAAATACGTAGGCCCCGTTGGCTATCCCGGCATGCCGGAAGTGGGCAATATGGCGCTGCCTAAAAAGCTATTGCAAAAAGGCATCACTGATATGGTGCGCATTTCCGACGGCAGGATGAGCGGCACTGCTTATGGCACCGTGGTGCTGCATGTATCGCCGGAAAGCGCCATCGGTGGTAACCTGGCCCTGGTACAAAACGGGGATATGATTGAGCTGGATGTAGAGCAGCGCCGGTTGCACCTGGATGTGAGCGAGGAGGAACTGGCAAAGCGAAGGGCTGCCTGGATGCCACCCAAACCTGCCGCCAGCCGTGGCTATGTGAGTCTTTACATTAAGCACGTATTGGGAGCCGATAAAGGCGCCGATCTGGATTTTTTACAGGGCAATTCGGGCTCCACGGTAACGAGGGATTCACACTAAAGGATTTTACTTCAATAAAAAACATGAAACTCTACAAAACAAAAAAAGGCGCCGTCATTGAAAAGGATGGTCATTATTATGCTTTGAATGAAAGCTGGGAGGCATTGGTGAATGATGACCAACTGTATGAAAAACTGGATCAACTCACCTACACATCGACGATGGCAGATAGCAGTGCCATCCAAGAGTTGTTACCGCCCGTAGGGAGGGACCAGGAGTTGTGGGCCTGTGGCGTTACCTACCTGCGAAGCAAGATTGGCAGGCAGGAAGAAAGCAAGGCAGCAGGCGGCGCCGATTTTTATGCCAAAGTATATGAAGCCGAAAGACCGGAAGTGTTCTTTAAATCCACTTATCACCGCATTGTAGGACATGGGGGACTGGTGCGTATCCGCAAAGACAGCACCTGGGATGTGCCGGAACCTGAGCTCACCTTAGTGGTCACTCCTTCCGGCAAAATAGTGGGGTATACCATCGGCAATGACATGAGCAGCCGGAGTATTGAAGGGGAGAACCCGTTGTACCTGCCGCAGGCAAAAACGTATGATGGCAGTGCGGCGGTGGGGCCTTGTATTTATGTTACCAGGGAACCGCTCCCTGCAAACACAGCTATCAGCCTGGTCATTGCCCGCAACAATACCACTGCTTATAAAGGCGAAGTGTCCATCAGTCAGTTGAAAAGAACGCCGGAAGAACTGGTGTCGTTTGTATACAGGGAATGCAGTTTTCCGTACGGCTGTTTGATCATGACGGGAACAGGCATTGTGCCGGGGCATGATTTTACCCTGCAAAGTGGTGACGAAATAGCCATCTCCATTGATCCTATCGGCACACTCGAAAACACGGTACAATAACGCATGACAATCCTCATCATCGTATTGGCCATCGCGTTACAGATCTTCCTGTCTGCAAAGAAAGTAAGTCCGTTTATCTCCTTGCTGGTGGTAGCTATACTGGCCGGTTTATTCCTGGGCATGAAGCCCGGCGTGTTATTGGTATCCATTGAAAAAGGGGTAGGCAGTACGCTGGGAGGGTTGGCCCTGATCATTTGTCTCGGCGCCTTCCTGGGAAAGATACTGGAAGTGACGGGCGCTGCCGAACAAATTACTTCTACGCTCATCAGGGCTTTTGGGATCAGGAATATACAATGGGCGGTATTGCTGACTGGTTTTTTAATCGGCATTCCGCTCTATTACAATGCGGGTTTCGTGATCCTGGTGCCGCTGGTGGTAACCTTGACCCGCAAAACCGGTTTACCTTTATTATACATCGTTATACCCATGGCGGCTTCCTTAAGCACTACGCATTGTTTTTTGCCGCCACATCCGGGACCGGTGGTGCTGGTAAAGGCATTCAATGCCAATATGGGTAAAGTGCTGTTGTATGGGATCGTATTGGCCATCCCGGCAGTCATCGTGGCCGGACCCTTGTTGGGTAAACTATTGAAGAACCTGACCACACCAGCACAGGATATTGCTTTAACAGCCGCTACCGTTCAGCACAAAACACTGCCGCCTGTGGCAGCAAGTTTACTCTTCGCCTTAATGCCGGTATGCCTGATCGCACTGGCGGTGGTGGCAGGGCATCTTTTACAGCCTGGAAGTATTCTGCAAACCATTTTACTGTTTATCGGTGATAGTGTCATTGCCTTGCTGATCACCGTATTACTGGCCATGTATTTCCTGGGTAAGGAGGCAGGCATCAACATTGCACAAATGATGAAATTGTTGGGGGAAGCCATCGCCGGCATTGCCATGATCTTGCTCATCATTACCGCCGGTGGTGTATTCAAGCAGGTGCTGGTTGACAGTGGCACCGGCAGTTATATTGCCACCTTCAGCAGCAAATGGGATATGCCGCCCTTGTTATTTGCCTGGGTTATTACTGCCTTCCTGCGGGTCATGATCGGTTCGGCCACGGTGGCCGGTATTACGGCCGCTGGGGTAGTGGCTCCGTTAGTAACCGCCGGCAACGCATCACCCGAACTCATGGTGCTGGCCGTGGGCGCCGGCAGCGTATTCGGCTCTCATATCAACGACTCAGGTTTTTGGATGTTCAAGGAGTTCTTCCAGTTGTCTTTACCGCAAACCCTGCGCTCCTGGACAGTGATGGAAACGGTTATTTCTATCATCGGTCTTGGTGGCGTGTTGGTGCTGGATGCGGTCCTGTAACTTCCATAATGGGATTCACGGATTATTCTTTTTCCTGATCACGTAATTGCCGGTATCGTCTGCCTTTTCTGCCGACCAGCCTTCGTTCAGCTCTATTTCGTACGTGTCGCCAATGATCTTATTCCCTTCCATCCGGAAAGGGGTGGGAAAGATGAACGTTTTGTAATCAGGTAGCATGAGCACGCCAGCATTACCCAGCACAGATTTATCTTCGATGGTCTTAAAAGATCCAAAGCATTTGCCCGATTTGTCCCGGCCTTGAATGCCGGAATATACAGTGCCCAGTCCGGGGATTTCGATGGTGCCATTCATATTGAAGGTGCGATTGTACTCCATCCCGTCTGTAATTTGTGCACGTAGGGTGGGTTTCTCCTGCAGCAGGCTCCGGTAGTAAGCAAGGAGTTTTTCGTTTTGGGTCCTCCGGTCTTCTTCTTCGCGGTGTATCTGTTCAAAGTTGTTGGATTTCCTGGCCCTTGCCAATTGATTGACCGTGGTATCAATCGCGGTCGCTTTTGCCTTTTCATAAATGGCCAGGAAATTATATACCTGGTCAAGCCCGGCTTTCCACTGAATGTGCAGGTGATCAAACAGCAAGCCATAAGCTACACCGGTAGCATACGGGAAGGGCCGGGTATAGGTTTGCGCTTCTTCTCGCTGGTAGATCTCTTCGATGGCTTCTTCGTATTTATCGGGCGTGCCGGACAAGGCAAAACCGGTATAATTCGCCAGTCCTTCCAGGGTTTCTATCTCTAGTTCCGGTTGGAGGTAGTCTTTATTACGCCCCTGTCTTATTTTCCTGAATCGTAGGGCGTCTTCAAGACAGGCCACCACTTTTTGCTGAGCGCTTTTATGGCCGGCATAATACAGCGCGTTGCGCAATGCCTGGTATTCCAAACGCAGCAGCTCCCGGGCCTCGTAATTGTCCAGGTATTTGATGGCGTCGCCGTTCAGTTTGCGGGCCTTCCTCTGCAAGAGGTGGAACAGTTCATGAATTATAGTACTGGAATGGTCTGAAAGATAGTTGGATAATACGATGGCATAATCCTTCCCTGCATAGGTTTGAACGGTATTGACAAAGGTGAGCGTATTGGGCGGCAGTTTGGCATAGTATATTTTCCCGCTATCGGTTTTGCTGCCGGGAAATTCCGTGATGGAATAAACGGTATTGTCATAGTCCAATACCAACATGTTTTCATTCCAGATAAGTTGTCCCCATAACTGCCCGTTATCTGCCTGCAATCGTTGTTTCGCATTGTGCAGCGCTGTGGCGATGCGCCCGGGCAGCCGTTGAGATGCGGAAGCCTTGTTGTCCTTTACCTTATTTACTATTACAGGCCAGCGTTTGTGATGGTGCAAGCCCGTTAAATCGCTATCCTTCACGATGTGGTCATAGTTGGAATAAAACTGTTTGCCGGCCAAATACGCCAGGATATCCAGCGCCCTCTTGTTTTGCTGGTTCAGGGCATAAATACAGGCGGCATCGTATAGCCTTTTATTGCTCAACCGGTAACTGAATATGTTGTCAAATACTTTTGCGGCAGCTTTATAATTCTTTCCCTCGTACTGTTTCATGGCCTCGTTGTAGAGGCTTGTTTTGTTCTCTTGTGAAAAAACGTTGAGGGTGATCAGCAGGCAGGCTGTTAAAAACAGCGTGAAAGATAGTTTCATGCGTAAAATATTAAATGAAAACCTGCAGCAAATAGCGGGAATTACAATCAGAAATTGGGTTAAATAAGGTTAAATGAAGGCAAAACGAAGGTTAAAAACAGCAGGATGTTTCGTTATTCTGCGGTTAGCCTGTATCTTTTCAGCATGCGTTTTGCCCAAAAACTGACCCTGCTGATCATCGGTTGTATAATCGTATTGGGAGGATTGTGCCTGATCCAATACTACCTGATCCGCAATACCTACCGGCTGGAGCAATCGGCCTACCTGCAGCAAGTGAAGCAGCGCCTGGGAACCAGGGGCCAGGTACTGATCGATTCACTGAATCACCAGGGGATGGTAGCCTTGCTCCGGGACATACGGGACTCGCTCGAAAGCGGGCGGAAACCTTCCTTGAATAATTTTCAACAACAGATCGAAGTGGTAGCGGCCCCTCACCGGCATGCCATCAGCCAGGCGCTTTCGGGCGACAGCCTGCTCCACGACAATCATTACGTTTTACTGTACACCCATGTAGTGCTGTACCACCGGCAGGTGGCAGATACCTTGTTGCCAGGAGGAGCACCACCACTGGTGCTGACAGGAGGTAATGCAGATCAAAGCGCTAACGTTTTACCTATAAGCGAAGGATTGCAACAGGCTGGTTTCAGCCTGGGCACTGATACCGTAACCGCGATGACCTATACGCCTGCCTATCGCCTGTCGGTCTGGACAAAAGCAGCAATCGTTGCTGAGCATTGGCAGGCGACCATACTCAGGCGCATGGCCTGGACCCTGATTGGCAGCGCGCTGCTGATCATAGCGGTGACAGTGATCTTTTTCCTGGTGTTTATGACACTATTTCGTCAGAAGCAGATCGCTGATGTGACCACTGATTTTGCCAACAATATGACCCATGAGCTGAAGACGCCGCTTAGTTCGGCAGCAGTAGTGGTTAAATCCCTGCGGACGCCTGAGGCAAGACTGGATGAAAGCTGGTATGGCGAACTGTTGAACGAGCTGGACAGGCAACATG comes from Paraflavitalea devenefica and encodes:
- a CDS encoding IlvD/Edd family dehydratase translates to MNNQQKLRSHDWFGRKDKDGIIYRSWMKNQGMPNDLFDGRPVIGICNTFSELTPCNAHFREHAEMVKRGVLEAGGFPVEFPVMSLGETLLKPTAMLFRNLASMDTEESIRGNPVDGVVLLTGCDKTTPSTVMGAASVGLPTIVVPGGPMLNGKYKGQDIGSGTHVWKFDEDMKTGKMTHEDCEFAESCMSRSIGHCMTMGTASTMACMVESLGLTLSGAAAIPAADSRKKQLAQLSGRRIVNMVRENLTIDKILTREAFENAIKVNAAVGGSSNFIIHLTAIAGRIGVPLALEEFDTIGSKIPLLLNLMPSGKYLMEDFFYAGGLPVILNELKDHLHKNVVTVTGKNHHENIKGNIDCHNENVIAPLTKPLMAEAGCVVVKGNLALNGAVMKPSAASPSLMKHRGRAVVFESIEDYHARIDTPELDIDETCVMVLKYVGPVGYPGMPEVGNMALPKKLLQKGITDMVRISDGRMSGTAYGTVVLHVSPESAIGGNLALVQNGDMIELDVEQRRLHLDVSEEELAKRRAAWMPPKPAASRGYVSLYIKHVLGADKGADLDFLQGNSGSTVTRDSH
- a CDS encoding fumarylacetoacetate hydrolase family protein: MKLYKTKKGAVIEKDGHYYALNESWEALVNDDQLYEKLDQLTYTSTMADSSAIQELLPPVGRDQELWACGVTYLRSKIGRQEESKAAGGADFYAKVYEAERPEVFFKSTYHRIVGHGGLVRIRKDSTWDVPEPELTLVVTPSGKIVGYTIGNDMSSRSIEGENPLYLPQAKTYDGSAAVGPCIYVTREPLPANTAISLVIARNNTTAYKGEVSISQLKRTPEELVSFVYRECSFPYGCLIMTGTGIVPGHDFTLQSGDEIAISIDPIGTLENTVQ
- a CDS encoding gluconate:H+ symporter, with product MTILIIVLAIALQIFLSAKKVSPFISLLVVAILAGLFLGMKPGVLLVSIEKGVGSTLGGLALIICLGAFLGKILEVTGAAEQITSTLIRAFGIRNIQWAVLLTGFLIGIPLYYNAGFVILVPLVVTLTRKTGLPLLYIVIPMAASLSTTHCFLPPHPGPVVLVKAFNANMGKVLLYGIVLAIPAVIVAGPLLGKLLKNLTTPAQDIALTAATVQHKTLPPVAASLLFALMPVCLIALAVVAGHLLQPGSILQTILLFIGDSVIALLITVLLAMYFLGKEAGINIAQMMKLLGEAIAGIAMILLIITAGGVFKQVLVDSGTGSYIATFSSKWDMPPLLFAWVITAFLRVMIGSATVAGITAAGVVAPLVTAGNASPELMVLAVGAGSVFGSHINDSGFWMFKEFFQLSLPQTLRSWTVMETVISIIGLGGVLVLDAVL
- a CDS encoding outer membrane protein assembly factor BamD — protein: MKLSFTLFLTACLLITLNVFSQENKTSLYNEAMKQYEGKNYKAAAKVFDNIFSYRLSNKRLYDAACIYALNQQNKRALDILAYLAGKQFYSNYDHIVKDSDLTGLHHHKRWPVIVNKVKDNKASASQRLPGRIATALHNAKQRLQADNGQLWGQLIWNENMLVLDYDNTVYSITEFPGSKTDSGKIYYAKLPPNTLTFVNTVQTYAGKDYAIVLSNYLSDHSSTIIHELFHLLQRKARKLNGDAIKYLDNYEARELLRLEYQALRNALYYAGHKSAQQKVVACLEDALRFRKIRQGRNKDYLQPELEIETLEGLANYTGFALSGTPDKYEEAIEEIYQREEAQTYTRPFPYATGVAYGLLFDHLHIQWKAGLDQVYNFLAIYEKAKATAIDTTVNQLARARKSNNFEQIHREEEDRRTQNEKLLAYYRSLLQEKPTLRAQITDGMEYNRTFNMNGTIEIPGLGTVYSGIQGRDKSGKCFGSFKTIEDKSVLGNAGVLMLPDYKTFIFPTPFRMEGNKIIGDTYEIELNEGWSAEKADDTGNYVIRKKNNP
- a CDS encoding sensor histidine kinase, whose amino-acid sequence is MFRYSAVSLYLFSMRFAQKLTLLIIGCIIVLGGLCLIQYYLIRNTYRLEQSAYLQQVKQRLGTRGQVLIDSLNHQGMVALLRDIRDSLESGRKPSLNNFQQQIEVVAAPHRHAISQALSGDSLLHDNHYVLLYTHVVLYHRQVADTLLPGGAPPLVLTGGNADQSANVLPISEGLQQAGFSLGTDTVTAMTYTPAYRLSVWTKAAIVAEHWQATILRRMAWTLIGSALLIIAVTVIFFLVFMTLFRQKQIADVTTDFANNMTHELKTPLSSAAVVVKSLRTPEARLDESWYGELLNELDRQHEKIRRMMDSILTSAMDQPMGMTQSRPFNLAGVLKEMEQLVTASGRDLQYTGNEDIVVNADPDLLTGILANLVDNALKYTPAGTSLHIHTEIAGRTLRISLEDQGSGIPSSLRRHLFRKFFRVPRPAGNHIRGLGLGLYLCRMQAKQLGGDIAYHTSASGGSLFTITLPYDNNTAIIGRG